A genomic segment from Amphiura filiformis chromosome 10, Afil_fr2py, whole genome shotgun sequence encodes:
- the LOC140161737 gene encoding muscarinic acetylcholine receptor M1-like, translated as MGFQECGRFVLLLLLFHATNHITSSDTETEVDNETVTNIITVTETLSVTEIATVFDIITVTETVTDTEALWFDNTTHNDSKKGDEDIFDETDSDLIRLVIGCIFIFFTIFTIFINGLVLVTFLCRPNLRTYFNYFLIGITVADFSVSIVSMPSFCGQLFLGYLPLSADMCVFFGFIDIVMTQASNQSVVMLSIDRYVSLARPLWHLERRTIGRVVKFMSIAYGLPLLLWLPIAVHLRLQLEHLPPGTCVSQLANEIWIGILIAFLYWVPFILLLIVNIKTYCVIRARRQKNATLNATPQSSTNPKSVTSQKIAHHVSDLDAATSSTEDLPLSELVAKSKKSARQLRSTSKVSLVSSDIPSTSGTIAARIQQRLNEKERKTKESERRAARTLTLLVVVMLITWTPYSVMVVIASFCPTCFPWYIYEVSLFLTCLNSAANPWCYAARNVSVRQAMLEIVQCKWLQRARRRP; from the exons ATGGGGTTTCAGGAATGTGGACGATTTGTTCTCTTACTCTTGCTTTTTCATGCAACAAACCACATCACAAGCAGTGATACAGAAACAGAGGTTGATAACGAAACTGTCACTAATATTATCACTGTCACCGAAACCCTCTCTGTCACCGAAATTGCCACTGTCTTCGACATTATCACAGTCACCGAAACTGTCACTGACACTGAAGCATTATGGTTTGACAATACAACTCATAATGACAGTAAAAAAGGTGATGAGGACATTTTTGACGAAACCGATTCTGATTTAATTCGCTTAGTTATCGGTTGCATTTTCATCTTTTTTACTATCTTCACAATCTTCATTAACGGTTTAGTTTTGGTAACATTCTTGTGTCGACCAAACCTTCGCACCTACTTCAACTATTTCTTGATCGGTATCACGGTAGCTGACTTTAGCGTTAGTATTGTTAGCATGCCTTCATTCTGTGGTCAGTTATTCTTGGGATATTTGCCTCTAAGTGCAGACATGTGTGTCTTCTTTGGATTTATTGATATAGTAATGACCCAGGCATCGAATCAATCTGTCGTAATGTTATCGATTGATCGATATGTTTCACTGGCTAGACCGTTATGGCATTTGGAGCGACGTACCATTGGCAGGGTTGTGAAATTCATGAGTATCGCGTACGGGTTACCGCTGCTACTTTGGTTGCCAATTGCGGTTCACTTGCGCCTCCAGTTAGAACATCTACCTCCTGGTACTTGTGTTTCACAATTAGCAAACGAAATTTGGATTGGGATTTTAATTGCTTTCCTTTATTGGGTACCGTTCATCCTGCTTCTTATAGTCAACATCAAAACATATTGTGTCATCAGAGCAAGACGTCAGAAAAATGCGACTCTAAATGCAACTCCTCAGAGTAGTACGAATCCGAAATCAGTCACCAGCCAGAAGATTGCCCACCACGTCTCTGATTTAGATGCAGCCACGAGCAGCACGGAAGACCTACCACTAAGCGAATTGGTTGCAAAGTCCAAGAAGAGTGCACGTCAATTAAGATCGACTTCGAAGGTATCGTTGGTTTCTAGTGATATTCCATCTACCAGTGGCACCATTGCTGCACGAATTCAACAGCGGTTAAATGAGAAGGAAAGAAAGACGAAAGAGAGTGAGAGACGCGCTGCGCGCACCTTGACGCTGCTGGTGGTGGTGATGTTAATAACCTGGACACCATATTCCGTCATGGTTGTCATTGCTTCTTTTTGTCCAACATGCTTTCCATGGTACATTTACGAA GTGAGTTTGTTCTTGACATGTTTAAACAGCGCAGCTAATCCATGGTGTTACGCGGCTAGGAATGTGTCAGTTCGTCAAGCCATGTTGGAAATCGTGCAATGTAAATGGTTACAACGAGCTCGGCGGAGACCATAA
- the LOC140161738 gene encoding uncharacterized protein, with amino-acid sequence MLVFLLHIIAVRIRNHLENELPPEQAGFRRGKRDKKPNWQFEEFNGENREFQQPLYLCFIYYSKAFDCVLHRQLWRIMKEMGFPEHVTDLICSLYHNQEATVRTDSGDSQVSVGGRKINNLRYADDTTLIAKSSDELQDLNVKKTKIMICGGDTNQQVKVNGEDMEQVDTFNFLGSLIDNAGGSLQEIGRRLAMARSSAIALTDIWKDISKATKIHGI; translated from the exons ATGCTAGTATTCCTCCTCCATATCATTGCTGTGAGAATTAGAAATCATCTTGAGAATGAATTACCACCAGAGCAGGCTGGCTTTAGAAGGGGGAAGAGGGACAAGAAACCAAATTGGCAATTTGAGGAATTTAATGGAGAAAATAGGGAATTCCAGCAACCATTATACCTTTGCTTCATTTACTACTCAAAGGCATTTGATTGTGTGCTGCATAGGCAGCTATGGAGAATAATGAAAGAAATGGGGTTCCCCGAGCATGTGACCGATCTGATTTGCTCATTATATCACAACCAAGAAGCCACCGTTAGAACAGATAGTGGAGACA GTCAGGTGTCAGTCGGAGGACGAAAGATAAACAACCTCAGATACGCTGACGACACCACCCTTATTGCAAAGTCATCAGATGAGCTTCAGGACCTCAatgtcaagaaaacaaagataATGATCTGTGGAGGAGATACAAATCAGCAAGTGAAGGTGAATGGAGAAGATATGGAACAAGTTGACACTTTCAACTTTCTGGGATCACTTATAGACAATGCAGGGGGCAGTTTACAGGAAATCGGAAGACGCCTAGCCATGGCAAGATCATCGGCAATTGCGTTGACAGATATATGGAAAGACATTTCTAAAGCTACCAAGATTCATGGCatttga